The DNA window GTTGCATCAACGCAAAGATAAGGTTCAGGGTCACAACCCTAACCTTGATGTTATTGTAATATTATTTGCATATTCTAAAATATCGAAATATAagttttttacttttataactttttgttttcctttgttCTTTAAATCAAATCTTATAAAAGTCGATTATAGCACCTTAAATCGTTTGTTTATTTCAACCATAAAACCATTGTTAAGTAATGACTAACGAACTCAAGGTAATCCAAATAATGGACAAGTGCAACAATATATATCAATAAACCGAATTGGTTGGCTAGCAATGGTTTTATGGTTTATGGCCGGCTAGATCCGACAAGGAAGTCGCCTTTTTATGTTTCAAAAAGCCAGATATCATATCAAGCGGAAATCAAAGGGATTTCACAGaggaaaaaaacaatttattaatgcCCATAAAAACCTATTAGTAATAAAGCGGAGAGTTCGAGTTTTCTAAAGTTTATTGAGTTTCTATCAGTTAATCATGCCGAAGGGAGCCTTGCTGTTCACGGGCACATAGAAGTCACCATCGACCATGTAGGCGTTGGTATCAGCTCCCATGCGAACGCTGGAGTAGGTGCTTCCGCACTCATTGGAAACGGCTGCCTCGTAGTCGCCACACTTGATGGATCCAAAGTTGTCCTCGGAGACGGCCTCGGCGTAGTAGGTAGTAGAGCGTCCGTGGGAGCAGGCGCCAGTCAGGTCCAAACCGCATCCGGGCTGGGTCTTTCCTCCGTTAGGATAGAAAGCTCCCTTGCCGATGGGCTTCAGGAATCCCAAGTTACCACCATTGGTCTGGATGGACTCCACATACCAGGCGTCGTCGGAGTTCAGACGCTTGTTGGGCTTGTTGTAGCTGAAGAGAGGCAGGGCGGGGTCCAGACCAATGATGGTGTGCACCTGGCCGTCGGTGTTCTTGCCGGCATATCCAGCCACATGGGCGCCCAGGCTGTGACCAATCACGTACACGTCATTAAGATTCAGACCGTGGTTGTCCTTCAGGAAGTTGATCATCTTGGCAACCTTCTTTccagtggcagcaacagccaTAACGGAGGTGGCATAATCCACGGAGCGGGCACGGGCCCAGTCGACCACGATCACGTTGTAGTCTCCCTTGGAGAGCCAGGCACTGCGGATGTCCTTGTTCATGCTGGCGGTGTAGCTCTGGGTCCAGCCGTGGATCACAAATCGAGTTGGGTGGGCGGAGTTGAAGCTGGAGGCATCTATGGACTTGGTGGAGGCGGTGATCTTCTTGCCCTTGGTGGGGTTCGAGGAGGTGTACAGGTAGAACGTCACGGGAACGGTGGTCAAGCCACGGCTTTCCAGCAGCTCTTGGGCTTCCATCCACTGTTCGGCAAAGTCCATGTCCACCCACTCGGAAGTGCCATCCTCCTGGGGAACGTACCAGCCGTTCTCCCCATGGACGCGCTCAGATTTCTTGATCGGAATAGCCGAAGCTGAAAGGATGTTTAACATATTAGATGGGATTCTTTAGAAATATAAACTCTTAAATTCTTACCGGCCAGAGCAAAGAATGCCAAAATCAGGAATGTCTTCATAACGCAGTAGAGCCCACAACTGATGGTAGTTCAGTCCGAAACCCATTGCTTTTATACGTCCCCAACTTATCACGGAGTGATTAAATCGGTTGGCATTACTTTGGCTGCCTGGGATGTTTAGGTACATTTGAATCAATCTGATAGCCGGCCATACTGGCCATGTTTTTTTCAAGAACTCCAAATCTGATGGCTCTTTTATCGGTTGATTGGCTTTTCAATTGCGCCATTCGTGGTCGATTTGCGAACTGATTCTTTGATTGTTGGGTATTAATGAGTATTGAAACTTAATCTCCTGTAAGTCGGGCTAAGTGGACGTAATTGTAGGTATCATTAAATGGGCATTTAATTTAACACTCCagtgcatttttgttttgctcgaCTTGTGTGTTATCTTGGTCAGCTGGTGGTATGTAATCTGTGGTATAAAGTACTCAGCGAAGGTGTAGAGCTGGGGaattaaaacatgaaaatAACAAGCAAAAATATCTTCAATTCAAAATCAtcttttgctgctgcagtaaACAGGAAGTATAATATCTCAATGCAGCCGCCTAACCGGAAGTTACAAGattgaaatttgttaaaaaatgACTGCATACTTTCAGGCACTTTTTAAATTGCCGTTTCCCCTTAATCATCGCTTATTGAGAAATTAATCCAAATAATAACGTGAATATGAACATGAACAGAAACCGCAGACCATCCACGACTTTTAACTTTATTATAGTTCATTATAGACGGATTCAGTGAGCATTTTGAATTTATAGCCTATCGAAGAGTATTGTATTTCACGTGAACCTTTCTCGCATCATGATATACGTGTTTAAGCGTTTGAttaagcaaattaaataaaaacagaaCAACCTTTACCCATTTAACATTCGTGCGTCTAATATTTGCTTTTCCTTGTGGTTATGTCACCCAAAGTTGTCGGAGAATCAAACAGCATGCTTTAAATACCCTACTCGTCCTGGTTGAAGGGGACTCTAGGAAACAAATATCTGAATTTAAATGGATAATTGAAATGAGTTTAACCGAGGCActgtaaaataaacaaactatCCCACTCATATATAAAAGGACCGAAGGTGGAATACATTGTTATCAAACTGGTGGGACTCAAGAGCTCGCTCCAAAAATATCCTATCTGACGATTAACTGTACGAATCTGAAGTAGAAAGCGTGCAACTTCAATCTTCAATCCATCAGGTACACATACTTGTTGTCAAACACTTCACATGCTCGAGAGCTAATTGGGCCACAAGGACACACAGTCCACCTACGCCAGCCAGTTcgttattcaaatatttgtgcGTCATGCCTCATGTGGGTGGTGCCTCCACTATCATATTATGCAAATAAATGTGGCAGTTGACTTTTCCGCTGGcgaaattgcatttgcagttcgctcattaattataattacaaacatGTCAAAGAAAGTGGGAAAACGCTTTTGCTGAAAACGGCAAAGATGTTTCTGGCTATGATTGGGAGTGCACATTCTTATGAGCGAAATATCATTTTTGGCAGCCCCTTTCAGattcgaaaactttaaaagaattatattattttttaagcaTTGCACAGTCATTAGTTAATCATGCCGAAGGGAGCCTTGCTATTCACGGTCACATAGAAGTCGCCCTCGACCATGTAGGCGTTGGTATCAGCTCCCATGCGAACGCTGGAGTAGGTGCTTCCGCACTCCTTGGAAACGGCCTCCTCGTAGTCACCGCACTTCATGGTTCCGAAGTTGTCTTGGCTGACGGCCTCAGCATAGTAGGTGGTGGAGCGTCCGTGGGAGCAGGCTCCAGTCACATCCAGAGGGCAGCCGGGCTGGGTCTTTCCACCGTTGGGGTAGAAGGCTCCCTTGCCGATGGGCTTCAGGAATCCCAGAGTGCCGCCGTTGGTCTGGATGGACTCCACATACCAGGCGTCGTCGGAGTTCAGACGTTTGTTGGGCTTGTTGTAGCTGAAGAGGGGCAGGGCGGGGTCCAGACCAATGATGGTGTGCACCTGGCCGTCGGTGTTCTTGCCGGCATATCCAGCAACATGGGCGCCCAGGCTGTGACCAATCACGTACACGTCATTAAGATTCAGACCGTGGTTGTCCTTCAGGAAGTTGATCAACTTGGCAACCTTCTTTCCAGTGGCGGCGACAGCCATAACAGAGGTGGCGTAATCCACGGAACGAGCACGCGCCCAGTCGACGACGATCACGTTGTAGTCTCCCTTGGAAAGGAAGGCCTTGCGGATGTCCGAGTTCATGCTGTTCAAGTAGCTCTGGGTCCAGCCGTGGATCACGAAACGGGTGGGGTGAGCAGGGTTGAAGTTTGACTTGGAAATGGACTTGGTGGTGGCGTAGATATGCTTGCTGCTGGAGGGGTTCTTGGGCGTGAACAGGTAAAAGTTCACGGGAACGGTGGTCAGGCCACGGCCCTCAAGCCGCATCCATGGCCACCCACTCGAGGGAGCCGTTCTGCTGGGGAACGTACCAGCCGTTCTCCCCGTTGACGCGCTCGGATTCCTCCAGAGCATAAGTCGAAGCTAATTAGAGTAGAATAAGATATTGAAATAAGGCAGGGTTTCGGGATATGTTTCTGTTCTTACCGGCTAGAGCAACGATAGCCAAAATCAGGAAAGTCTTCATATTGTAGTTAACCCCACAACTGATGGTTCTTCAGTTCGCCAACAGTGTCTTTTATAGGTCCCTTGGTGGTCGACTTATCGACAATTGATTAGATCGTACGGCTTTACTTTGGCTGACTAGGTGGTATGGGTACATTAAATTAATCTgattgtttgcttttctttattttttggaATTCCGAATCAGATCGCATTTTTATCTAATGATAGCCTGTCTTTAGTTGGCTCTCTAGACTATTTTATTTCatgaaataaaagcaaaagttCTGTGACGCTTATTGTCTGCGATTTATTTTGCAACGTCGAAAGGTTGAGTTCCATTTTAGCATGACTAGTAGAGAAAATATCTTATGTTTTTGTATATAAGCTGGCTTTCTAGGTTTAAAGACTTCGTTATAAaggaaaacaataatattatTGTAAAAACATGATAGGCAAATGTTTAGCTCCTTGTGGGTTTTCCAAGGCAttttaatggaaattaaatattttttgcattCAGCCTGAAAGACAGCTAAACAAATTTATGCACCAACTCACCAACCAGCTTAAAAATCTGAACTGCTACCATTTTTCAGGAGAACACAAGACGTTGTTACATTTTCAATGACGCACAAATCCACAGCTCGATTTGTACgtgattttgttatttttttgttaCTAAAATCATGTTTAATGCCATCGGTCTCCAGAGGCtcatttaatttgaaattttttgcTCTGGCTTtgcaagtttttattttccgaTATTGGGTAGATGGGTAGTATTGGGTATATTACCAGTAGAATACCAACCGACAATATGTAATTATTTCGCGGCACACATTTGCAGTTTTACATCGTTGTTAATACAGAATTAATGAGATGTTCATTAATTAAGAGCTGCTGCTTACGTTGAATAATGTTGTTGGCCTATGCCTTTCAACGTGCTCTCTGTTTAAATACCAAAGCAAAAGCCTTTACCTTTAATTCCACAAAAAACTGGAACCTGAACTTTAAATTGGCTACTTT is part of the Drosophila sechellia strain sech25 chromosome 3R, ASM438219v1, whole genome shotgun sequence genome and encodes:
- the LOC6617119 gene encoding phospholipase A1 VesT1.02, translating into MKTFLILAFFALAASAIPIKKSERVHGENGWYVPQEDGTSEWVDMDFAEQWMEAQELLESRGLTTVPVTFYLYTSSNPTKGKKITASTKSIDASSFNSAHPTRFVIHGWTQSYTASMNKDIRSAWLSKGDYNVIVVDWARARSVDYATSVMAVAATGKKVAKMINFLKDNHGLNLNDVYVIGHSLGAHVAGYAGKNTDGQVHTIIGLDPALPLFSYNKPNKRLNSDDAWYVESIQTNGGNLGFLKPIGKGAFYPNGGKTQPGCGLDLTGACSHGRSTTYYAEAVSEDNFGSIKCGDYEAAVSNECGSTYSSVRMGADTNAYMVDGDFYVPVNSKAPFGMIN
- the LOC6617120 gene encoding LOW QUALITY PROTEIN: pancreatic triacylglycerol lipase (The sequence of the model RefSeq protein was modified relative to this genomic sequence to represent the inferred CDS: inserted 2 bases in 1 codon); protein product: MKTFLILAIVALAASTYALEESERVNGENGWYVPQQNGSLEWVAMDAXLEGRGLTTVPVNFYLFTPKNPSSSKHIYATTKSISKSNFNPAHPTRFVIHGWTQSYLNSMNSDIRKAFLSKGDYNVIVVDWARARSVDYATSVMAVAATGKKVAKLINFLKDNHGLNLNDVYVIGHSLGAHVAGYAGKNTDGQVHTIIGLDPALPLFSYNKPNKRLNSDDAWYVESIQTNGGTLGFLKPIGKGAFYPNGGKTQPGCPLDVTGACSHGRSTTYYAEAVSQDNFGTMKCGDYEEAVSKECGSTYSSVRMGADTNAYMVEGDFYVTVNSKAPFGMIN